A stretch of the Leptospira bandrabouensis genome encodes the following:
- a CDS encoding glycosyltransferase family 4 protein → MTGNSRYLAEVLKVILPKYTKKEFFLYTNKPIHPVFHDLLGPNTKVVLESIKIPGPIYLNFVLPKRLKQDGIEVFWATIQMLPFLKLPIPSYVNYHDLNFISAPETMAKWNYWQHKLLSPITLKNADKIFCLSKNTKREIAAFRPDCEKKCIVVYPGVSKQKLPKPKVTFPKEFFLTVGTLEPRKNINRLVDAFLDFKTKHPKDKNSLLIMGRKGWGEEGEFLYQKLKDPKIQNLGIQFWENPDDATLAEAFKQCKVFFFPSLHEGFGLPLLEAMLEDKRCVASDIPVFKEILSDKCDLYVPAKETKDWTRSFELMSGPKKSRSPKFPAKQWTWEETAKKIEEVIFQ, encoded by the coding sequence ATGACTGGAAATTCTCGGTATTTAGCCGAAGTCCTTAAAGTCATATTACCCAAATATACAAAAAAAGAATTTTTTCTTTATACAAACAAACCGATCCATCCTGTGTTTCATGACTTACTTGGGCCCAATACAAAAGTGGTTTTGGAATCAATAAAAATCCCAGGCCCCATATATTTGAATTTTGTTTTACCCAAACGTCTCAAACAAGATGGTATCGAAGTTTTTTGGGCCACCATACAGATGTTACCGTTTTTAAAACTCCCTATACCAAGTTATGTGAACTATCATGACCTTAATTTTATTTCCGCACCGGAAACAATGGCCAAATGGAACTATTGGCAACACAAACTACTCTCTCCCATTACACTAAAGAATGCAGATAAAATTTTTTGTCTGTCCAAGAATACAAAAAGAGAAATCGCGGCCTTTCGCCCAGACTGTGAAAAAAAATGCATTGTGGTTTATCCTGGTGTTTCAAAACAGAAATTACCAAAACCAAAAGTTACTTTTCCAAAAGAATTTTTTCTAACAGTAGGTACTTTAGAACCAAGAAAAAACATCAATCGATTAGTAGATGCTTTTTTAGATTTTAAAACAAAACATCCAAAGGACAAAAACTCTCTCCTCATTATGGGAAGAAAAGGTTGGGGAGAAGAAGGTGAATTTTTATACCAAAAATTAAAAGATCCAAAAATCCAAAACCTAGGAATTCAATTTTGGGAAAATCCAGATGATGCAACACTGGCAGAAGCATTTAAACAATGTAAGGTTTTTTTCTTCCCTTCCTTACATGAAGGTTTCGGCCTCCCACTCCTTGAAGCAATGTTAGAGGACAAACGTTGTGTTGCTTCCGATATTCCCGTCTTTAAAGAAATTCTTTCAGACAAATGTGATCTCTATGTTCCAGCCAAAGAAACAAAGGATTGGACTCGTAGTTTTGAACTGATGTCCGGACCAAAAAAATCAAGATCTCCCAAATTTCCCGCCAAACAATGGACATGGGAAGAAACAGCAAAAAAAATTGAAGAGGTAATTTTTCAGTGA
- a CDS encoding MBOAT family O-acyltransferase has translation MLFNSFEFLVFFFITIIVGNLLKNRWQKLFFLLTSYYFYMAWQPSSISCTAMATDGFKFYTDRLYCDFKINPYVFILIFSTIIDYFAARLIEKKQDGDSARGWLLVLSLVVNIGTLGFFKYTDFLLGVINDIHLLGDFQFAKQNIILPVGISFYTFQSMSYTIDVYNRKIEARKSFLDFALYVAFFPQLVAGPIVRAETFFRDLDFRLGVYKENIDAAFALILIGFTRKIVFADNLARVVDSTFSNYQNLNSIEIWTGALAFGWQIYFDFAGYTDIAIGVARLFGFQFNPNFNFPMSCRNIADHWSRWHISFSTWIRDYIYIPLGGSRVSVIMYIRNIMITWLFAGLWHGAAYHYVGWGLWQGTMLLSHKFYGDTTLAKYLNGKGGRVYDLFARVFTMFCLAFGFIMFRAETMEKAVPMMKALLFLNDSVAPIARWNNYRFGILLLICFTASYIFSKRQIPTLLTGSWLKYTTFVIVNVLLLLLFGVTESQNFLYFQF, from the coding sequence ATGTTATTTAACTCGTTTGAATTTTTAGTTTTCTTCTTTATCACAATCATCGTTGGGAATCTTTTAAAGAACCGTTGGCAAAAACTTTTTTTCCTACTCACTAGCTACTATTTTTACATGGCTTGGCAACCATCGTCTATTTCCTGTACGGCGATGGCCACCGATGGTTTCAAGTTTTATACAGATAGACTCTATTGTGATTTTAAAATCAATCCCTATGTTTTTATTCTAATTTTCTCAACGATCATTGATTACTTTGCTGCAAGACTCATTGAAAAAAAACAAGATGGGGATAGTGCCAGAGGATGGTTACTCGTATTATCTCTTGTAGTCAACATTGGAACACTTGGATTTTTCAAATATACGGACTTTCTACTCGGAGTCATTAACGACATCCATCTTTTAGGTGACTTCCAATTCGCAAAACAAAACATTATCCTTCCCGTAGGAATTTCTTTTTATACATTCCAATCAATGAGTTATACCATTGATGTATACAATCGAAAAATAGAAGCACGGAAATCCTTTCTGGATTTTGCTTTGTATGTTGCTTTCTTTCCACAACTGGTAGCAGGACCCATTGTACGTGCAGAAACATTTTTCCGCGACTTAGATTTTCGTCTCGGTGTGTACAAAGAGAATATTGATGCTGCATTCGCATTAATCTTAATCGGATTCACACGAAAAATTGTCTTTGCAGATAACCTGGCTCGTGTGGTTGACTCCACGTTTTCCAATTACCAAAACTTAAACTCAATTGAAATTTGGACAGGTGCTCTTGCTTTTGGATGGCAGATTTATTTTGACTTCGCAGGTTATACCGACATTGCAATAGGAGTTGCTAGACTCTTTGGCTTCCAGTTCAATCCAAACTTCAACTTCCCTATGTCTTGCAGAAATATCGCAGATCATTGGTCCAGATGGCATATTTCTTTTTCCACATGGATTAGAGATTATATCTACATCCCGTTAGGTGGTTCAAGAGTAAGTGTCATTATGTACATTCGTAACATTATGATCACCTGGTTATTTGCTGGATTGTGGCATGGTGCCGCCTACCACTATGTAGGTTGGGGTCTCTGGCAAGGGACCATGTTACTTTCTCACAAATTTTATGGAGATACCACGCTCGCAAAATACTTAAACGGAAAAGGTGGCCGAGTTTATGATTTATTTGCGCGCGTATTTACCATGTTTTGTTTGGCATTTGGTTTTATCATGTTCCGTGCGGAAACAATGGAAAAAGCAGTCCCTATGATGAAGGCCCTTCTTTTCCTAAATGATTCTGTAGCACCAATTGCAAGATGGAATAACTACCGATTCGGAATTTTGCTTTTGATTTGTTTTACTGCGAGTTACATTTTTTCCAAAAGACAAATTCCTACTCTTCTGACAGGAAGTTGGCTAAAATATACTACCTTTGTTATTGTAAACGTTTTGTTACTATTACTATTTGGAGTTACTGAAAGTCAGAACTTTCTCTACTTTCAATTTTAA
- the queA gene encoding tRNA preQ1(34) S-adenosylmethionine ribosyltransferase-isomerase QueA, translating into MDFLQEYDFHLPDEQIAKFPLENRDESRLLVVNIGQSKFWEAPLFRDILALVRPGDVFVYNETKVSARRVYLQVESGRIHESIFLESLDPSDRSWLCILKNRAKLKLGEKLFPVGFENYQFSYQGPKEELSILFSESPISDSDFGIFGNIPIPPYLKRNVTEEDKVRYQTIFANRSGSVAAPTAGLHFTEELKENVLKNGAEFVPVELQIGYGTFRPLTPEQWETKTLHREKYFVSESTASKLNGARKEGRRIIAVGTTTLRVLETVFDSQLKKYKVGSSQTDIFLSPGDNIQSVQGLITNFHLPKSSLLLLVSAFANTKLVLDAYQYALQNRFRFYSYGDSMFLFQK; encoded by the coding sequence ATGGATTTTTTACAGGAATACGATTTCCACCTCCCCGATGAACAAATTGCCAAATTTCCCTTAGAAAATCGAGATGAGTCTCGGCTTTTGGTGGTAAACATAGGGCAATCAAAGTTTTGGGAAGCACCATTGTTTCGAGACATTTTGGCGTTGGTTCGTCCCGGAGATGTATTTGTATATAATGAGACAAAAGTATCAGCCCGTCGTGTGTATTTACAAGTGGAATCTGGCCGCATTCATGAATCGATTTTTTTGGAATCGTTAGATCCATCCGACAGAAGTTGGTTATGTATCTTAAAAAATAGGGCAAAATTAAAGTTAGGTGAAAAACTTTTCCCAGTGGGTTTTGAAAATTATCAGTTTTCCTACCAAGGACCAAAAGAAGAACTTTCCATTTTATTTTCCGAAAGTCCCATTTCCGATTCTGATTTTGGAATTTTTGGAAATATACCCATTCCACCTTATCTCAAACGAAATGTGACAGAAGAAGATAAAGTTCGTTACCAGACTATTTTTGCCAACCGTTCAGGATCTGTGGCTGCTCCCACCGCTGGACTCCATTTTACAGAAGAATTAAAAGAGAACGTCCTAAAAAATGGTGCAGAATTTGTCCCTGTGGAATTACAGATTGGTTATGGGACATTTCGTCCACTGACTCCTGAACAATGGGAAACGAAAACCTTACATAGGGAAAAGTATTTTGTTTCCGAGTCCACAGCATCAAAGTTAAACGGTGCTAGAAAAGAGGGGAGAAGGATCATTGCCGTAGGAACCACTACACTTCGCGTCTTAGAAACTGTATTTGATTCTCAATTAAAGAAATATAAGGTGGGATCAAGTCAAACTGACATCTTTTTGTCGCCAGGTGACAATATCCAATCAGTACAAGGCCTGATCACTAACTTCCACTTACCAAAGTCCAGTCTTTTGCTTTTGGTAAGTGCGTTTGCAAATACCAAACTAGTGTTGGATGCTTATCAGTACGCTCTACAGAACAGGTTTCGTTTTTATTCTTATGGAGATTCAATGTTCCTTTTCCAAAAATAG
- a CDS encoding glycosyltransferase family 87 protein, whose amino-acid sequence MWKFLETLEKRGKWILTVLLVIFFALSVSRSKQKSDFLDYYHAAERWATGENLYRFDAAFELQSKVKKMEDLFLPENFHLLTALQNETATYIYPPLFSFLLIPVTYLSEPNAALLFEIVSSLSLLAILYLIFQNKEITNPKSPYPYLILVTTILFNFRFLESHIQNNQVGLLLILLVLVSLTIKSDWQSGMILALATSIKITPLVFLFVYIYEKQYKRIFWFLFGIFVWNAAPLLYNWDYTIQMTNEWLTEILGNAFSNPLLRSWKNNQSLSSTLAKYFVPGADLMNQPTYSLPFLVLSLPMLKFIQLGFIILFGTPLLLLWRKKNKKWEIISLLFLISALFSGISWIHSFIICLIPIYFILNQVIRLPNNKKELTILILILSLPILSHRTFVGSKIEATLSMFSILFYSTSLLYFYIVRFALRETENRN is encoded by the coding sequence ATGTGGAAATTTTTAGAAACCCTAGAGAAACGTGGGAAATGGATTCTCACCGTTCTGCTTGTGATTTTTTTTGCCCTGTCCGTCTCTAGATCCAAACAAAAATCGGATTTTTTGGATTATTACCATGCGGCAGAACGTTGGGCCACAGGTGAGAACCTTTACCGGTTTGATGCCGCTTTCGAACTCCAGTCCAAAGTGAAAAAAATGGAAGATCTATTCTTACCTGAAAATTTTCACCTCTTAACGGCTCTGCAAAACGAAACAGCAACTTATATTTATCCTCCTCTATTTTCCTTTTTACTCATTCCCGTTACCTATCTCTCAGAACCCAATGCAGCTCTTCTCTTTGAAATCGTAAGTTCGCTTTCTTTATTAGCCATTCTTTATCTTATTTTCCAAAATAAAGAAATTACCAACCCAAAGTCTCCCTATCCATATTTAATTCTAGTCACCACAATCCTTTTCAACTTTCGTTTTTTAGAAAGCCATATCCAAAATAATCAAGTTGGGCTACTTCTCATTTTACTTGTGTTAGTATCACTAACTATAAAGTCAGATTGGCAGAGTGGAATGATTTTGGCACTTGCCACAAGCATTAAGATTACCCCACTCGTTTTCCTTTTTGTTTATATTTATGAAAAACAATACAAACGAATCTTCTGGTTTCTTTTCGGAATTTTTGTTTGGAATGCGGCCCCACTTCTTTACAATTGGGACTATACCATTCAAATGACAAACGAATGGCTAACTGAAATTTTAGGGAATGCTTTTAGTAACCCCCTACTTCGTTCTTGGAAAAATAACCAATCCTTAAGTTCTACACTTGCAAAGTATTTTGTTCCAGGTGCAGATTTGATGAACCAACCCACCTACAGTTTACCTTTTTTGGTTTTATCTCTTCCCATGTTAAAGTTTATCCAACTTGGTTTTATCATTTTGTTTGGGACTCCTCTTCTATTACTCTGGAGAAAGAAAAATAAAAAATGGGAAATCATTTCTCTATTGTTTTTAATTTCTGCTCTTTTTAGTGGAATTAGTTGGATTCATAGTTTTATCATTTGTTTGATCCCTATTTATTTTATTTTGAATCAGGTGATTCGTTTACCAAACAACAAAAAAGAATTAACTATTCTTATTTTGATTTTGAGTTTACCAATTCTTTCACATAGAACCTTCGTCGGTTCAAAAATCGAAGCAACACTATCTATGTTTTCTATTTTATTTTATTCCACCAGTCTCTTGTATTTTTATATTGTAAGGTTTGCTCTACGTGAAACAGAAAATCGGAATTGA
- a CDS encoding LIMLP_18675 family protein, translated as MKIINKWISKWKEFQSKREIAYFGTSLYDELTVNPIPSLLLILFAVLFFTYSLPYIYYLGKFFYWFVGVLEITKVLKIPFLDELRYYHYLSAFVYFYIATSLLIDMSRLLNRWNIRTVFVKNEIWQIQKFGFGKKLIKFNLETDGVELGYEHGGLSDLLGWNRLVWGKNGKTLFVTPYFFPYKKNKTIVNRILKR; from the coding sequence GTGAAAATCATCAATAAATGGATATCAAAATGGAAAGAATTCCAAAGCAAAAGAGAAATCGCTTACTTTGGAACATCGTTATACGATGAGTTAACGGTAAATCCGATTCCTTCCTTATTACTCATTCTCTTTGCCGTTTTATTTTTTACCTATAGTTTGCCTTATATTTATTATTTGGGTAAGTTTTTTTATTGGTTTGTGGGAGTTTTAGAAATTACGAAGGTTTTGAAAATTCCATTTTTAGATGAACTTAGATATTATCATTATCTTTCTGCTTTTGTTTATTTCTACATTGCAACCTCTCTCTTAATCGATATGAGTCGTCTTTTAAACAGATGGAACATACGAACCGTCTTTGTAAAAAATGAAATTTGGCAAATTCAAAAATTTGGATTCGGCAAAAAACTGATTAAGTTCAACTTAGAAACTGATGGTGTAGAGTTAGGATACGAACATGGTGGACTTAGTGATTTATTAGGATGGAACCGATTGGTTTGGGGAAAAAATGGAAAAACTCTTTTTGTGACTCCTTATTTTTTCCCTTACAAAAAAAATAAAACCATCGTGAATCGGATTTTAAAACGTTAG
- a CDS encoding nucleotide pyrophosphohydrolase, producing the protein MGNDDTTLNQLQSEVDDWIQNIGVRYFSELTNLAILMEEVGELSRLMARKYGDQSFKSGESEDNIPNEIGDILFVLTCLANQMGISLQDAIRATIKKNTKRDIDRHKNNPKL; encoded by the coding sequence TTGGGAAACGATGATACCACTCTGAATCAATTGCAATCGGAAGTAGACGATTGGATTCAAAATATAGGAGTCAGATATTTTTCAGAGCTCACCAATCTTGCCATTCTCATGGAAGAAGTCGGCGAACTGTCGAGGCTAATGGCAAGAAAGTATGGAGACCAATCATTCAAATCAGGAGAATCAGAAGATAACATACCAAACGAAATTGGTGATATTTTATTTGTACTGACTTGTTTAGCTAACCAGATGGGAATTTCCCTTCAAGATGCCATTCGTGCAACGATTAAAAAAAATACAAAACGAGATATAGACCGCCACAAAAACAATCCTAAACTATAA
- a CDS encoding Kelch repeat-containing protein has protein sequence MNKLIFPILFFAIGCIIPEKYGNPFDQKSSGVLFLSTFFEKAPFRCVNQSNQKFLGTVDQVLLQCNRDLANIDANFLAESNQKVFSNVSFSKIDKDRLLVKFDPITADGKYELNLLGVVSNSGETLIDDILPIIIDTQIPSINLVGYIPITDYTFFSSHYWDFTTSEPLAVFNPPILSGSLASEVILRSVQKVNETTYRVYFEVNFSSNSPGSLTMHFYNSQDNAGNEVSNSLTIQLIGLVQGPNLHHARSEFDAFQNANGDVIAIYGFTSSAEILRKGASSFVLTNPSLPYISRGERGVMLDGKNLLITGGTQAPSPYAITSSYIFDTETTAFTPTGNMNGRRHLHNIVKLKDGRVIVLGGISEYDFDPMTTDVFITLNTAEIYDPSTGIFTEVPNRMKVPRSFSCSVLLDDGRVFIIGGTNGIFAPKDTTEFFDPDTQTFSWGPTLPVPVGALKCMKLTDGNVLIYGAQLSNSNNSTMLYDLTRNQILTVANSQFRREWSFAQELPDGGILFYGGGYKYNTSEPSRVMEKLDYGKSNNFFNMGMAKYSITKHSGVKFSDGTLFFLGGEIGGAFHLETEYYGLSN, from the coding sequence TTGAATAAATTGATTTTTCCTATTTTGTTTTTTGCTATCGGATGTATCATTCCCGAAAAATATGGAAATCCTTTTGATCAAAAATCAAGTGGTGTTCTATTCCTCAGTACCTTTTTCGAAAAGGCACCTTTCCGTTGTGTAAATCAATCAAATCAAAAATTTCTTGGAACAGTGGACCAAGTTTTACTGCAATGTAACAGAGATCTTGCAAATATCGATGCAAATTTTCTTGCAGAGTCTAATCAAAAAGTTTTTTCGAATGTGAGTTTTTCAAAAATTGATAAGGATCGATTGTTGGTTAAGTTTGATCCAATAACCGCTGACGGGAAGTATGAACTGAATTTATTGGGAGTGGTATCTAACTCTGGTGAAACCCTTATTGATGATATACTTCCGATCATCATTGATACACAAATCCCAAGTATAAATTTAGTTGGTTATATTCCGATTACCGATTATACTTTTTTTTCGTCCCACTATTGGGATTTTACAACATCTGAACCATTGGCAGTTTTTAATCCTCCCATCTTAAGTGGATCACTTGCTTCCGAGGTGATTCTCCGTTCAGTACAAAAAGTGAATGAAACCACATACCGTGTTTACTTCGAGGTCAATTTTTCTTCCAATAGTCCTGGTTCGCTTACGATGCATTTTTACAATTCACAGGATAATGCTGGCAATGAGGTATCCAATTCTTTAACGATCCAATTGATTGGATTGGTCCAAGGACCAAATTTACACCATGCCCGGTCGGAATTTGATGCTTTCCAAAATGCCAATGGTGATGTGATTGCTATCTATGGTTTTACTTCTAGTGCGGAAATATTGAGAAAAGGTGCTTCTAGTTTTGTTCTCACAAATCCTAGTTTGCCCTATATTTCTAGAGGTGAACGTGGTGTGATGTTAGATGGAAAGAATCTTCTAATTACAGGAGGAACGCAAGCACCTAGTCCGTATGCCATTACTTCGAGTTATATTTTTGATACAGAAACAACCGCCTTCACACCGACAGGGAATATGAATGGACGCAGGCATTTGCATAACATAGTGAAACTTAAGGATGGCCGAGTGATTGTGTTAGGTGGAATTAGCGAGTATGATTTTGATCCTATGACAACTGATGTATTTATAACTTTAAACACTGCTGAGATTTATGATCCATCTACCGGAATTTTTACTGAAGTGCCCAATCGAATGAAAGTGCCTAGATCATTTTCATGTTCTGTATTGCTTGATGATGGTCGAGTATTTATCATTGGTGGAACAAATGGAATTTTTGCACCTAAAGATACCACGGAATTTTTTGATCCAGATACTCAGACATTTTCATGGGGACCCACCTTACCAGTACCAGTTGGTGCCTTAAAATGTATGAAATTAACTGACGGGAACGTGCTCATTTATGGAGCGCAGTTATCTAATTCCAATAATTCTACCATGTTATATGATCTAACTCGAAATCAGATACTTACGGTTGCTAACTCGCAGTTTAGGCGAGAATGGAGTTTTGCGCAGGAACTACCAGACGGTGGAATTCTTTTTTATGGTGGTGGATATAAATACAATACGAGTGAACCAAGTCGTGTAATGGAAAAACTTGATTATGGAAAAAGTAATAATTTTTTCAACATGGGAATGGCAAAGTACAGCATAACAAAACATAGTGGTGTGAAATTTTCTGATGGTACTTTGTTTTTTCTAGGTGGAGAAATTGGAGGAGCTTTCCATTTGGAAACAGAGTATTACGGGTTATCTAATTAG